In a genomic window of Parambassis ranga chromosome 24, fParRan2.1, whole genome shotgun sequence:
- the trdn gene encoding triadin isoform X3 → MSSTQNNGKEAAPPSRQRTFLDDVILTFSSPMAWLLVVALVITWSGVAIVLFDLLDYKTLTEYTSYCDDPVCLSPGLPPPPAIAKRGLKARAGVRPMKSSPAVTVTAQESTDWLEMIWTFAVSLIAPDEEGEAFHSEEL, encoded by the exons ATGAGCAGCACTCAGAACAACGGTAAGGAGGCGGCCCCTCCATCTCGGCAGAGGACATTTTTGGACGATGTCATTTTAACCTTTAGTTCACCGATGGCGTGGCTGCTGGTTGTGGCCCTGGTCATCACATGGTCAGGAGTGGCTATCGTCTTGTTTGATCTACTTGATTATAAGACGCTCACAG AATACACATCATACTGTGACGACCCCGTGTGTTTATCTCCtg gtctccctcctcctcctgccattGCCAAGAGAGGTCTAAAAGCTAGAG CTGGGGTTCGTCCAATGAAATCCAGCCCTGCGGTCACCGTCACAGCTCAGGAGAGCACTGATTGGCTGGAGATGATATGGACTTTCGCAGTCAGTTTGATAGCTCCCGATGAGGAAGGAGAAG CTTTCCACTCAGAGGAGCTCTGA
- the trdn gene encoding triadin isoform X1, whose translation MSSTQNNGKEAAPPSRQRTFLDDVILTFSSPMAWLLVVALVITWSGVAIVLFDLLDYKTLTEYTSYCDDPVCLSPGLPPPPAIAKRGLKARAGVRPMKSSPAVTVTAQESTDWLEMIWTFAVSLIAPDEEGEGIQQLTETLTSFHSEEL comes from the exons ATGAGCAGCACTCAGAACAACGGTAAGGAGGCGGCCCCTCCATCTCGGCAGAGGACATTTTTGGACGATGTCATTTTAACCTTTAGTTCACCGATGGCGTGGCTGCTGGTTGTGGCCCTGGTCATCACATGGTCAGGAGTGGCTATCGTCTTGTTTGATCTACTTGATTATAAGACGCTCACAG AATACACATCATACTGTGACGACCCCGTGTGTTTATCTCCtg gtctccctcctcctcctgccattGCCAAGAGAGGTCTAAAAGCTAGAG CTGGGGTTCGTCCAATGAAATCCAGCCCTGCGGTCACCGTCACAGCTCAGGAGAGCACTGATTGGCTGGAGATGATATGGACTTTCGCAGTCAGTTTGATAGCTCCCGATGAGGAAGGAGAAGGTATTCAGCAGCTAACTGAAACCCTgacat CTTTCCACTCAGAGGAGCTCTGA
- the LOC114428701 gene encoding uncharacterized protein LOC114428701 isoform X3 yields MSILKEIQSYSKEAANVLYWAGLQSDSDLRSLTREDLNELLPGPKMFKHRRMIFATINSHNTQKQVNKLLKELQGFIPHDSLRAALTDNGVLVDYLHVLKDMKKQMNDVQTFLDAHISLLEDIRKPQPEPQPDRGQGACSARNPPASQDLAKPHNELIDWRLCEEQSRGQHQSGLAVPAGSMTGIKRQTDNCAQRIAPKYCVMPAPLYYNEVIYKPVVCGKTFNADKQLMDSMRSQVQDLVRITEWNPDLPDHQVNIIFCPVSSRVGTDAAEALTYATDNKPVILVLMHHAHQPKPVSSLGTSAASDNVVLYVSVFYHEAKSGLLKCKDNDDAVSQIQNKLKEYMTQKANTVNTQDEIAESQETGGISGDDNVRASPTDSGSRGFSRFLPSFRGSYWSDN; encoded by the exons ATGAGTATTTTGAAGGAAATTCAGTCATACAGCAAGGAAGCAGCCAATGTTCTGTATT GGGCAGGACTTCAAAGTGACTCAGATCTCCGGTCTTTGACTCGAGAGGACCTGAATGAGCTATTACCTGGACCTAAGATGTTCAAGCATAGAAGGATGATCTTTGCTACAATAAACAGTCATAATACACAAAAG cAAGTAAACAAACTCCTCAAGGAACTGCAGGGTTTTATCCCACATGACTCTTTAAGAG CTGCTCTAACTGACAATGGGGTCTTGGTTGACTACCTCCATGTCCTGAAGGACATGAAGAAACAAATGAATGACGTGCAGACTTTCCTTGATGCTCATATTAGTCTGCTGGAGGACATCAGAAAGCCTCAGCCTGAGCCTCAACCTGACAGAGGTCAAG GTGCTTGTTCGGCTAGAAATCCTCCAGCCAGCCAGGACTTGGCGAAACCACACAATGAACTCATAGATTGGCGTCTATGTGAAGAACAGAGCAGAG GTCAGCATCAATCTGGCTTGGCTGTACCAGCGGGGTCAATGACGGGCATAAAAAGGCAAACTGACAACTGTGCACAGAGAATCGCACCGAAAT atTGTGTCATGCCGGCTCCACTGTACTATAATGAAG TGATCTACAAGCCGGTTGTCTGTGGTAAAACCTTCAATGCCGACAAACAGCTGATGGACTCCATGCGCAGTCAAGTTCAGGATCTGGTTCGGATCACTGAATGGAATCCAGATTTGCCAGATCACCAAGTCAACATTATCTTCTGCCCAGTCTCTTCACGTGTTGGGACAGATGCTGCAGAAGCCCTGACTTATGCAACAG ATAATAAACCTGTCATCCTGGTGCTGATGCACCACGCACATCAACCAAAGCCTGTATCATCTTTGGGAACATCTGCTGCTTCTGACAATGTTGTCTTGTACGTCAGTGTTTTCTATCATGAAGCAAAGAGTGGTTTACTGAAATGTAAAGACAATGATGACGCTGTCTCAcagatacaaaacaaactgaaagaaTACATGACCCAAAAAGCTAACACTGTCAATACCCAGGATGAGATTGCTGAAAGTCAGGAGACTGGTGGTATTTCTGGTGATGACAATGTCAGGGCCTCTCCCACAGACAGTGGAAGCAGAGGTttttcaaggtttcttccttcCTTTAGGGGCAGCTATTGGTCAGATAATTAG
- the trdn gene encoding triadin isoform X2, whose translation MSSTQNNGKEAAPPSRQRTFLDDVILTFSSPMAWLLVVALVITWSGVAIVLFDLLDYKTLTDNVRGGRTGLPPPPAIAKRGLKARAGVRPMKSSPAVTVTAQESTDWLEMIWTFAVSLIAPDEEGEGIQQLTETLTSFHSEEL comes from the exons ATGAGCAGCACTCAGAACAACGGTAAGGAGGCGGCCCCTCCATCTCGGCAGAGGACATTTTTGGACGATGTCATTTTAACCTTTAGTTCACCGATGGCGTGGCTGCTGGTTGTGGCCCTGGTCATCACATGGTCAGGAGTGGCTATCGTCTTGTTTGATCTACTTGATTATAAGACGCTCACAG ACAATGTCAGGGGTGGAAGAACAG gtctccctcctcctcctgccattGCCAAGAGAGGTCTAAAAGCTAGAG CTGGGGTTCGTCCAATGAAATCCAGCCCTGCGGTCACCGTCACAGCTCAGGAGAGCACTGATTGGCTGGAGATGATATGGACTTTCGCAGTCAGTTTGATAGCTCCCGATGAGGAAGGAGAAGGTATTCAGCAGCTAACTGAAACCCTgacat CTTTCCACTCAGAGGAGCTCTGA
- the trdn gene encoding triadin isoform X4 — MSSTQNNGKEAAPPSRQRTFLDDVILTFSSPMAWLLVVALVITWSGVAIVLFDLLDYKTLTGLPPPPAIAKRGLKARAGVRPMKSSPAVTVTAQESTDWLEMIWTFAVSLIAPDEEGEGIQQLTETLTSFHSEEL, encoded by the exons ATGAGCAGCACTCAGAACAACGGTAAGGAGGCGGCCCCTCCATCTCGGCAGAGGACATTTTTGGACGATGTCATTTTAACCTTTAGTTCACCGATGGCGTGGCTGCTGGTTGTGGCCCTGGTCATCACATGGTCAGGAGTGGCTATCGTCTTGTTTGATCTACTTGATTATAAGACGCTCACAG gtctccctcctcctcctgccattGCCAAGAGAGGTCTAAAAGCTAGAG CTGGGGTTCGTCCAATGAAATCCAGCCCTGCGGTCACCGTCACAGCTCAGGAGAGCACTGATTGGCTGGAGATGATATGGACTTTCGCAGTCAGTTTGATAGCTCCCGATGAGGAAGGAGAAGGTATTCAGCAGCTAACTGAAACCCTgacat CTTTCCACTCAGAGGAGCTCTGA
- the LOC114428701 gene encoding uncharacterized protein LOC114428701 isoform X2, whose amino-acid sequence MSILKEIQSYSKEAANVLYWAGLQSDSDLRSLTREDLNELLPGPKMFKHRRMIFATINSHNTQKVVKQVNKLLKELQGFIPHDSLRAALTDNGVLVDYLHVLKDMKKQMNDVQTFLDAHISLLEDIRKPQPEPQPDRGACSARNPPASQDLAKPHNELIDWRLCEEQSRGQHQSGLAVPAGSMTGIKRQTDNCAQRIAPKYCVMPAPLYYNEVIYKPVVCGKTFNADKQLMDSMRSQVQDLVRITEWNPDLPDHQVNIIFCPVSSRVGTDAAEALTYATDNKPVILVLMHHAHQPKPVSSLGTSAASDNVVLYVSVFYHEAKSGLLKCKDNDDAVSQIQNKLKEYMTQKANTVNTQDEIAESQETGGISGDDNVRASPTDSGSRGFSRFLPSFRGSYWSDN is encoded by the exons ATGAGTATTTTGAAGGAAATTCAGTCATACAGCAAGGAAGCAGCCAATGTTCTGTATT GGGCAGGACTTCAAAGTGACTCAGATCTCCGGTCTTTGACTCGAGAGGACCTGAATGAGCTATTACCTGGACCTAAGATGTTCAAGCATAGAAGGATGATCTTTGCTACAATAAACAGTCATAATACACAAAAGGT tgtgaagcAAGTAAACAAACTCCTCAAGGAACTGCAGGGTTTTATCCCACATGACTCTTTAAGAG CTGCTCTAACTGACAATGGGGTCTTGGTTGACTACCTCCATGTCCTGAAGGACATGAAGAAACAAATGAATGACGTGCAGACTTTCCTTGATGCTCATATTAGTCTGCTGGAGGACATCAGAAAGCCTCAGCCTGAGCCTCAACCTGACAGAG GTGCTTGTTCGGCTAGAAATCCTCCAGCCAGCCAGGACTTGGCGAAACCACACAATGAACTCATAGATTGGCGTCTATGTGAAGAACAGAGCAGAG GTCAGCATCAATCTGGCTTGGCTGTACCAGCGGGGTCAATGACGGGCATAAAAAGGCAAACTGACAACTGTGCACAGAGAATCGCACCGAAAT atTGTGTCATGCCGGCTCCACTGTACTATAATGAAG TGATCTACAAGCCGGTTGTCTGTGGTAAAACCTTCAATGCCGACAAACAGCTGATGGACTCCATGCGCAGTCAAGTTCAGGATCTGGTTCGGATCACTGAATGGAATCCAGATTTGCCAGATCACCAAGTCAACATTATCTTCTGCCCAGTCTCTTCACGTGTTGGGACAGATGCTGCAGAAGCCCTGACTTATGCAACAG ATAATAAACCTGTCATCCTGGTGCTGATGCACCACGCACATCAACCAAAGCCTGTATCATCTTTGGGAACATCTGCTGCTTCTGACAATGTTGTCTTGTACGTCAGTGTTTTCTATCATGAAGCAAAGAGTGGTTTACTGAAATGTAAAGACAATGATGACGCTGTCTCAcagatacaaaacaaactgaaagaaTACATGACCCAAAAAGCTAACACTGTCAATACCCAGGATGAGATTGCTGAAAGTCAGGAGACTGGTGGTATTTCTGGTGATGACAATGTCAGGGCCTCTCCCACAGACAGTGGAAGCAGAGGTttttcaaggtttcttccttcCTTTAGGGGCAGCTATTGGTCAGATAATTAG
- the LOC114428701 gene encoding uncharacterized protein LOC114428701 isoform X1, whose protein sequence is MSILKEIQSYSKEAANVLYWAGLQSDSDLRSLTREDLNELLPGPKMFKHRRMIFATINSHNTQKVVKQVNKLLKELQGFIPHDSLRAALTDNGVLVDYLHVLKDMKKQMNDVQTFLDAHISLLEDIRKPQPEPQPDRGQGACSARNPPASQDLAKPHNELIDWRLCEEQSRGQHQSGLAVPAGSMTGIKRQTDNCAQRIAPKYCVMPAPLYYNEVIYKPVVCGKTFNADKQLMDSMRSQVQDLVRITEWNPDLPDHQVNIIFCPVSSRVGTDAAEALTYATDNKPVILVLMHHAHQPKPVSSLGTSAASDNVVLYVSVFYHEAKSGLLKCKDNDDAVSQIQNKLKEYMTQKANTVNTQDEIAESQETGGISGDDNVRASPTDSGSRGFSRFLPSFRGSYWSDN, encoded by the exons ATGAGTATTTTGAAGGAAATTCAGTCATACAGCAAGGAAGCAGCCAATGTTCTGTATT GGGCAGGACTTCAAAGTGACTCAGATCTCCGGTCTTTGACTCGAGAGGACCTGAATGAGCTATTACCTGGACCTAAGATGTTCAAGCATAGAAGGATGATCTTTGCTACAATAAACAGTCATAATACACAAAAGGT tgtgaagcAAGTAAACAAACTCCTCAAGGAACTGCAGGGTTTTATCCCACATGACTCTTTAAGAG CTGCTCTAACTGACAATGGGGTCTTGGTTGACTACCTCCATGTCCTGAAGGACATGAAGAAACAAATGAATGACGTGCAGACTTTCCTTGATGCTCATATTAGTCTGCTGGAGGACATCAGAAAGCCTCAGCCTGAGCCTCAACCTGACAGAGGTCAAG GTGCTTGTTCGGCTAGAAATCCTCCAGCCAGCCAGGACTTGGCGAAACCACACAATGAACTCATAGATTGGCGTCTATGTGAAGAACAGAGCAGAG GTCAGCATCAATCTGGCTTGGCTGTACCAGCGGGGTCAATGACGGGCATAAAAAGGCAAACTGACAACTGTGCACAGAGAATCGCACCGAAAT atTGTGTCATGCCGGCTCCACTGTACTATAATGAAG TGATCTACAAGCCGGTTGTCTGTGGTAAAACCTTCAATGCCGACAAACAGCTGATGGACTCCATGCGCAGTCAAGTTCAGGATCTGGTTCGGATCACTGAATGGAATCCAGATTTGCCAGATCACCAAGTCAACATTATCTTCTGCCCAGTCTCTTCACGTGTTGGGACAGATGCTGCAGAAGCCCTGACTTATGCAACAG ATAATAAACCTGTCATCCTGGTGCTGATGCACCACGCACATCAACCAAAGCCTGTATCATCTTTGGGAACATCTGCTGCTTCTGACAATGTTGTCTTGTACGTCAGTGTTTTCTATCATGAAGCAAAGAGTGGTTTACTGAAATGTAAAGACAATGATGACGCTGTCTCAcagatacaaaacaaactgaaagaaTACATGACCCAAAAAGCTAACACTGTCAATACCCAGGATGAGATTGCTGAAAGTCAGGAGACTGGTGGTATTTCTGGTGATGACAATGTCAGGGCCTCTCCCACAGACAGTGGAAGCAGAGGTttttcaaggtttcttccttcCTTTAGGGGCAGCTATTGGTCAGATAATTAG